In Spirosoma aureum, a single genomic region encodes these proteins:
- a CDS encoding sulfatase family protein, whose amino-acid sequence MRYLYCLSGLLFLAIIGLFSCEKDAVRPNILFILADDWSYPYASIYGDKSIKTPNLDRLAANGTVFTNAYCASPSCTPSRAAMLTGRYPHNLGEGVNLCGRLEHRIPTYVQLLEKAGYAVAFDRKGWAPGDFHKMGYTENPAGKPAVFAPFIDSIPKGQPFFFWFGTNDPHRPFDLNNGKKAGIDLQKINLPAFLPDVPEIRGDVADYLSEVERFDHEIGDLLRKLESSGQLENTIIVVASDNGMPFPHAKANLYDYGTHVPLLISRFSKSNSLPKRNDSFVNLIDLTPTFLDWAGVKQRPEMDGISLLPILNGEKTVHRSEVFLERERHCLCRAEFEYGAGYPMRAIRTKDYLYIRNFRPDRMPAGDETIPGTPSVFGDVDGGPTKVYMMDHRNDAAVKPLFTLGFGKRPADELYILKDDPYTIRNQTTNSEYAQVKKDLQKRLDQWMQAENDPRRNDGGDQIDKYESTTHAWITRTGIIFLDE is encoded by the coding sequence ATGAGATACCTATATTGCCTTTCGGGATTGCTTTTCCTGGCCATTATTGGCCTGTTTTCCTGCGAAAAAGACGCAGTGCGTCCGAATATTCTCTTCATTCTGGCCGATGACTGGAGCTATCCATATGCCAGTATTTACGGCGATAAGTCGATCAAAACCCCTAATCTCGATCGTCTGGCTGCCAACGGCACCGTTTTTACCAATGCTTATTGCGCGTCTCCATCCTGCACACCATCGCGGGCGGCTATGTTAACGGGGCGTTACCCGCATAATCTGGGCGAAGGGGTTAACCTGTGCGGCAGACTTGAACACCGGATTCCAACTTACGTACAGTTACTGGAAAAAGCAGGTTACGCCGTTGCTTTCGATCGGAAAGGCTGGGCTCCGGGCGATTTTCATAAAATGGGCTATACCGAAAATCCGGCGGGAAAACCGGCCGTATTTGCCCCTTTTATTGACAGCATACCGAAAGGTCAGCCGTTTTTCTTCTGGTTTGGCACCAATGATCCGCACCGCCCGTTTGACCTGAACAATGGTAAAAAAGCAGGAATTGATCTTCAAAAAATCAATCTGCCAGCCTTTCTGCCGGATGTGCCGGAAATCAGGGGAGACGTTGCCGATTACCTGTCGGAGGTGGAGCGATTTGACCACGAGATCGGTGATTTGCTCAGGAAACTGGAAAGCTCCGGCCAGCTCGAAAATACGATCATTGTGGTGGCATCCGACAATGGAATGCCGTTTCCTCATGCAAAGGCCAACCTGTATGATTATGGAACGCATGTTCCGTTGCTGATCAGTCGCTTTTCGAAAAGCAATAGTTTGCCCAAACGCAACGATTCATTTGTGAACCTGATCGACTTGACACCAACGTTTTTAGATTGGGCAGGAGTTAAACAACGGCCTGAAATGGATGGTATTAGTCTATTGCCAATACTGAATGGCGAGAAAACAGTTCATCGGTCGGAGGTTTTTCTGGAACGCGAGCGGCATTGCCTGTGTCGGGCCGAATTTGAGTACGGAGCCGGTTATCCAATGCGCGCCATTCGAACGAAGGACTATCTGTACATCCGGAACTTCCGGCCTGATCGCATGCCTGCGGGCGATGAAACGATTCCGGGCACACCTTCCGTATTTGGCGACGTCGATGGGGGGCCAACCAAAGTGTATATGATGGATCACCGCAACGACGCAGCCGTGAAACCGTTGTTTACACTTGGCTTCGGCAAACGCCCGGCCGATGAATTGTACATCCTTAAAGATGATCCCTATACGATTCGTAACCAGACAACTAATTCAGAATACGCACAAGTCAAAAAGGATTTGCAGAAACGATTAGACCAATGGATGCAAGCGGAAAATGATCCACGTCGAAACGATGGTGGCGACCAGATAGACAAGTACGAGTCGACAACCCACGCCTGGATAACCCGCACCGGTATTATTTTTCTGGATGAGTGA
- a CDS encoding cation:proton antiporter — MDIFTAASALVGISALLSYVNARFVRLPGTIGVVVLTLVLIVLVLIIGNVSSGFARMLIGITEQIDFSKTLLDVMLGFLLFAAALHFDLDDLKQQFRPVLILSTVGVLFSTALFGIGFYFLTNAFGFPVPLVYCFLFGALISPTDPVAVGAVLKDSPIPRRLETIITGESLFNDGVGLVLFISLQEVADPSVNFFLSDAILLFCREVFGGISIGLLMGFVAYRLIKVSDDFHTVVLLSLALVMILSVVANALHVSVPLAEVSAGLLLGSRLSGADKIDSPKFYLDRFWHLMDEILNTILFVMIGLQIVVLPFLNNYLLIGLATVVLAIVARSLSILLPYLLQFQLSRLKPGSLRILTWAGLRGGISVALALSLPDSPYRELILASCYCIVIFSIIGQGLTLKKVVNSVAKKQAS, encoded by the coding sequence ATGGATATTTTCACTGCTGCCAGTGCACTGGTTGGAATCAGTGCGTTGCTCTCATACGTCAATGCCCGATTTGTGCGACTACCCGGAACGATCGGGGTTGTTGTACTGACGCTGGTCTTAATCGTTTTAGTCCTGATCATTGGCAATGTCTCTTCGGGTTTTGCCAGAATGCTGATTGGTATTACGGAGCAAATTGACTTTTCGAAAACGCTGCTCGATGTGATGCTGGGTTTTCTGCTCTTTGCGGCTGCCCTGCATTTCGACCTCGATGATCTGAAGCAGCAATTTCGGCCGGTATTGATTTTGAGTACGGTGGGCGTACTGTTTTCCACGGCCCTATTCGGCATTGGGTTCTATTTTCTGACGAATGCCTTTGGCTTTCCCGTTCCACTTGTCTACTGCTTTCTGTTCGGTGCGCTGATTTCGCCCACTGACCCGGTAGCTGTTGGCGCTGTACTAAAGGACTCGCCCATTCCCCGGCGCCTGGAAACGATCATTACCGGCGAATCGCTGTTCAACGATGGCGTTGGCCTTGTACTGTTTATTTCGCTACAGGAAGTAGCTGACCCCAGCGTTAATTTTTTTCTGTCTGACGCCATCCTTCTGTTCTGTCGCGAGGTATTTGGCGGCATATCAATAGGGCTGCTGATGGGATTTGTCGCTTATCGGCTTATCAAGGTCTCCGACGATTTTCACACCGTTGTTCTGCTATCGCTGGCTCTGGTTATGATTCTTTCGGTAGTTGCCAATGCACTGCACGTGTCGGTTCCGCTGGCCGAAGTTTCGGCTGGGTTGCTGTTAGGAAGTCGATTATCGGGCGCCGACAAAATCGATTCCCCCAAATTTTACCTGGATCGGTTCTGGCACTTGATGGATGAGATTCTGAACACGATTTTGTTTGTGATGATCGGCTTGCAAATCGTTGTACTGCCATTTCTGAACAACTACTTGTTAATTGGTCTGGCCACGGTAGTGCTGGCTATCGTAGCCCGAAGTCTAAGCATTCTTCTGCCCTACCTGCTTCAGTTTCAATTGTCAAGGCTCAAACCGGGCAGCCTTCGGATTCTTACCTGGGCCGGGCTTCGGGGAGGCATATCCGTGGCGCTTGCCCTATCGCTCCCCGATTCGCCTTACCGGGAACTGATTCTGGCGAGTTGTTACTGCATCGTTATTTTCTCCATCATTGGTCAGGGGCTCACCCTGAAAAAGGTCGTGAATTCGGTCGCGAAGAAACAAGCTTCCTAA
- a CDS encoding LLM class flavin-dependent oxidoreductase produces MEIGIDSFASALYGSHSLSSVDAMEQLLDRISLADEVGLHVFGIGEHHKKEFLDSATAVILAAAASRTKRIRLTSAVSVLSTADPVRVYQNFATVDLISKGRAELVVGRGSSVEAYPLFGFSLNDYDALFQEKLGLLLQIRDNEFVNWSGRFRPAIPNLPVYPRAVQPKLPIWLGVGGTPESFIRAGQLGLPLMVAIIGGHTARFRPLVDLYREAGRKAGFTPDQLTVGLHSPGYVSSSTEQAITEYYPGYAELWTKLGRERGWPPVTKAQFDSLMSPTGVLVLGGPEQVAEKLLRHSEALGGVDRFTFQMDNAGLTHDQLMKSIELIGKEVIPRVNASKNG; encoded by the coding sequence ATGGAAATAGGAATTGACAGTTTCGCTTCGGCCCTGTACGGAAGCCATTCACTGAGTAGCGTGGACGCCATGGAGCAACTGCTCGACCGAATTAGTCTGGCTGACGAGGTGGGGCTACATGTCTTCGGTATTGGCGAACATCATAAAAAAGAATTTCTGGATTCGGCAACGGCGGTGATTCTGGCCGCAGCAGCCAGTCGGACAAAACGCATTCGTCTGACCAGCGCCGTAAGCGTACTGAGCACTGCTGATCCTGTGCGGGTTTATCAGAATTTCGCCACCGTAGACCTGATTTCCAAAGGGCGGGCAGAACTCGTCGTTGGGCGCGGCTCGTCGGTAGAAGCTTATCCACTGTTCGGATTTAGTCTGAACGACTACGATGCCCTGTTTCAGGAGAAACTGGGCCTACTGCTACAAATCCGGGATAACGAGTTCGTTAACTGGTCGGGCCGGTTCCGTCCTGCCATTCCGAATCTGCCGGTATATCCGCGAGCCGTGCAACCTAAACTGCCGATATGGCTCGGCGTAGGTGGCACACCCGAATCATTCATTCGGGCGGGGCAGTTGGGCCTGCCGCTGATGGTGGCCATTATTGGCGGCCACACGGCCCGGTTCCGCCCCCTGGTCGATCTGTATCGGGAGGCTGGCCGGAAAGCCGGGTTTACGCCTGATCAGTTGACTGTAGGCTTACACTCGCCGGGCTACGTCTCCTCTTCTACTGAACAGGCAATTACCGAATATTACCCCGGCTACGCGGAATTATGGACGAAACTGGGTCGCGAACGCGGCTGGCCACCCGTTACAAAGGCTCAGTTCGATTCGCTCATGTCACCAACGGGTGTGCTGGTGCTGGGCGGCCCAGAGCAGGTAGCCGAAAAACTGCTCCGGCACAGTGAGGCATTGGGGGGCGTTGACCGGTTTACCTTTCAAATGGACAACGCGGGGTTAACGCATGATCAGCTAATGAAATCGATTGAACTAATCGGTAAGGAAGTTATCCCCCGCGTCAACGCAAGCAAAAATGGCTGA
- a CDS encoding Crp/Fnr family transcriptional regulator yields MDAQTIIKQHIAKTATLTDDQFDYFFSHFKRHSFRKGQVVVSEGERVENEFFVLSGCLKAFFINDEVKMYILQFAMPTWWTSDYDALYNQSRATINIDCITDAEVLSISNQDREKVCQELHQVEHFFRWRTNKGYIAVQKRLLSLMTKNTQKRYEELLAQYPQLYDIVPKHLIAAYLGVSRETLSRLYLAHK; encoded by the coding sequence ATGGACGCCCAGACGATCATTAAACAACATATTGCTAAAACAGCTACCCTAACCGATGACCAGTTCGACTATTTTTTTTCGCACTTTAAACGCCATTCCTTCCGGAAAGGGCAGGTGGTTGTTAGTGAAGGTGAACGTGTCGAAAATGAATTCTTTGTGTTATCGGGATGCCTGAAAGCCTTTTTCATTAACGATGAAGTGAAAATGTACATTCTGCAATTCGCCATGCCAACCTGGTGGACGTCGGACTATGATGCGTTGTACAACCAATCCCGAGCTACGATAAATATCGACTGTATTACCGATGCCGAGGTACTCTCCATCTCGAATCAGGATCGGGAAAAAGTCTGCCAGGAACTGCATCAGGTGGAACACTTCTTTCGCTGGCGAACCAATAAAGGCTATATCGCGGTGCAAAAGCGGCTTTTATCGCTCATGACCAAGAATACCCAAAAAAGGTATGAAGAATTGCTGGCGCAGTATCCTCAGCTATACGACATCGTGCCTAAACACCTGATAGCCGCTTACCTGGGCGTATCCAGAGAAACCTTGAGCCGGCTTTACCTGGCTCATAAATAG
- a CDS encoding YceI family protein, whose amino-acid sequence METKQLDIVSAQSQIEWIGRKVTGSHNGTIALKEGALFLNESDQLIGGTFRIDTTSIQILDIADPATNAQFAGHLASDDFFSSEKYPTATFEITSTDRTTDTTYHIQGDLTIKGITHPIDFDADVTTNSETVGASGKIVIDRTKFGMKFRSGNFFKDLGDTLIYNQIDLTVNLVANVAHETRPA is encoded by the coding sequence ATGGAAACGAAACAGTTAGATATAGTTAGCGCACAAAGCCAGATTGAGTGGATCGGCCGGAAGGTTACCGGATCGCACAATGGTACAATTGCGCTTAAAGAAGGGGCGCTTTTTCTGAACGAAAGCGACCAGCTTATTGGTGGAACCTTCCGTATTGACACAACTTCAATTCAAATACTGGACATTGCCGATCCGGCTACCAATGCTCAATTTGCGGGCCACCTCGCTTCGGATGATTTTTTCTCCTCCGAAAAATACCCTACCGCCACGTTTGAGATTACGTCAACCGATCGCACTACCGACACAACGTATCATATTCAGGGCGATCTGACCATCAAAGGAATTACACATCCGATTGATTTTGATGCGGATGTCACGACCAATAGCGAAACCGTCGGCGCATCTGGCAAGATCGTGATTGATCGTACCAAATTCGGGATGAAGTTTCGCTCTGGTAATTTCTTCAAGGATCTGGGCGATACGCTTATCTACAACCAGATCGATCTGACCGTCAATCTGGTTGCGAACGTTGCTCACGAGACCCGCCCCGCTTAA
- a CDS encoding tautomerase family protein, which translates to MPYVKIEVTREGVTREKKQALIKGVTELITNVLNKDPHLTHVVIQEIDLDDWGYAGEQVSILRKNGITADKK; encoded by the coding sequence ATGCCTTACGTAAAGATCGAAGTAACCCGCGAAGGAGTTACGCGGGAGAAAAAACAGGCGCTGATCAAAGGCGTAACCGAACTCATCACGAATGTGCTGAATAAAGATCCGCACCTCACGCACGTGGTTATTCAGGAAATTGACCTCGATGATTGGGGTTACGCGGGCGAGCAGGTATCCATCCTACGGAAAAATGGGATAACGGCGGATAAAAAATAG
- a CDS encoding nuclear transport factor 2 family protein, producing METNQEDIAAITNTLNNYFNGIYEGDVVLLGSTFNAGTLLFGDVNGQPYARLLDQYLDGVKNRQSPKVSGKPFKGEITSIDVIHSIAMAKVRVKMYDFNYHEFLSFHKLDGYWLIVNKMITHVNE from the coding sequence ATGGAAACCAATCAAGAGGATATAGCAGCGATTACGAATACGCTGAACAATTATTTTAACGGCATTTATGAAGGCGATGTCGTGCTTTTAGGGAGTACGTTTAATGCCGGAACACTACTTTTTGGGGATGTGAACGGACAGCCTTACGCCAGATTGCTGGATCAATATCTGGATGGAGTAAAGAACCGCCAAAGCCCAAAAGTGTCCGGGAAGCCCTTTAAAGGTGAAATTACCTCTATTGATGTCATCCATTCCATCGCGATGGCCAAAGTCAGGGTAAAAATGTATGACTTCAACTACCACGAATTCCTGTCATTTCATAAGCTGGATGGCTACTGGCTCATTGTCAATAAAATGATTACGCACGTTAACGAATAA
- a CDS encoding NAD(P)H-dependent flavin oxidoreductase, which yields MWYNTKATERLGIQYPLLQGPFGGNLSSVDLVATVSNAGGLGGYGAYTLSPEEIISVGRQIQAATNQPYNINLWVSDTDAPNGTTADEHFEQAKQLFKPYFDELGIPLPDKPAPFASRFENQVDALLHLHPPVFSFMFGVPSPEILNQCRKLGIVTIGAATTLDEALVLEAAGVDLIIASGFEAGGHRPSFLASSESSITGTFVLLQLIREKVKTPIIAAGGIADGKGVAAAMALGASAAQIGTAFLACEESNATPIHRQMLFSDAARYTSLTRAFTGRLGRGITSRIASDMLGKEKQFLPFPLQTQFMSSLRKAAIDQEKWDMILFWGGQIAPVLKHRKAGELMQAILAETTAYFDQLSR from the coding sequence ATGTGGTACAACACAAAAGCAACCGAGCGGCTCGGTATTCAATATCCTTTACTGCAGGGACCATTCGGCGGTAATCTGTCATCGGTCGATCTGGTAGCTACGGTCTCGAATGCGGGCGGACTCGGTGGGTACGGAGCTTATACGTTAAGTCCAGAAGAAATCATCAGTGTGGGCAGACAGATACAGGCTGCTACCAATCAGCCTTATAATATCAATTTATGGGTTTCAGATACAGACGCACCGAACGGGACGACAGCGGATGAGCACTTTGAGCAGGCTAAACAACTCTTCAAACCGTACTTCGATGAACTGGGCATTCCTCTGCCCGACAAGCCTGCTCCATTTGCTTCCCGATTCGAGAATCAGGTCGATGCGCTGCTGCATCTGCATCCGCCGGTTTTTAGCTTTATGTTCGGCGTTCCTTCCCCAGAGATCCTGAATCAATGCCGAAAGCTGGGCATCGTAACGATCGGTGCGGCAACTACGCTGGATGAGGCTCTGGTTTTAGAAGCCGCCGGGGTTGATCTGATCATTGCTTCTGGTTTTGAAGCGGGTGGCCACCGGCCTTCGTTTTTAGCGTCGTCAGAATCTTCGATTACGGGTACGTTTGTGCTACTCCAGTTAATTCGGGAGAAGGTAAAGACGCCCATTATCGCGGCTGGGGGCATTGCGGATGGAAAAGGAGTGGCTGCTGCGATGGCATTGGGAGCCAGTGCCGCGCAGATCGGAACTGCCTTTCTGGCTTGCGAAGAATCGAACGCGACACCGATTCACCGGCAGATGCTGTTCTCGGATGCAGCCCGGTATACCTCTCTGACGCGGGCATTTACGGGCAGGCTTGGACGGGGCATAACCAGCCGGATCGCCAGCGATATGCTCGGTAAAGAGAAGCAATTTTTGCCGTTTCCGTTGCAAACCCAATTCATGTCTTCCCTGCGAAAAGCGGCTATTGATCAGGAGAAATGGGACATGATCCTGTTTTGGGGTGGACAGATTGCACCTGTGCTGAAGCACCGGAAAGCAGGCGAACTGATGCAGGCTATTCTGGCAGAAACAACGGCTTATTTCGACCAATTAAGTAGGTGA
- a CDS encoding MBL fold metallo-hydrolase, translating to MKNIITATYLGGPTVILEVGGLRLMTDPTLDPAGAAFPTPEKPMYWKLDGPAIQDVGRIDVVLLSHDQHGDNLDRAGRELLKRVPKTLTTNIAAERLGGTAIGLSPWENIVLPTPEGDVLTITSTPARHGPAGIEPITGDVTGFLLSLSGNTPIEIYLTGDKVFYDGVQEVAQKFRPQYVFIFAGAAKPRGPFNLTMGTNDALDTASAFPESKIIPVHYEGWSHYTENKEVLQQSFATLGIADQILFLPPGVPTALPG from the coding sequence ATGAAAAATATAATCACTGCCACATATCTGGGTGGCCCAACGGTCATTCTAGAAGTGGGTGGACTACGGCTTATGACCGATCCGACACTGGATCCGGCAGGCGCAGCATTCCCGACACCAGAGAAACCGATGTACTGGAAACTGGACGGACCGGCAATTCAGGACGTTGGTCGAATTGATGTGGTCTTGTTAAGTCATGATCAACATGGCGATAATTTAGATCGGGCGGGTCGTGAATTACTGAAACGAGTTCCTAAAACGCTAACCACCAACATAGCAGCCGAACGATTAGGAGGGACTGCCATTGGTTTATCTCCCTGGGAAAACATTGTGCTACCCACACCCGAAGGCGATGTACTGACCATTACCAGCACGCCCGCCCGGCACGGACCAGCCGGGATTGAGCCAATTACCGGGGACGTAACGGGTTTTTTACTGTCCCTCTCGGGCAACACGCCGATTGAGATTTACCTGACCGGCGACAAGGTCTTTTATGATGGCGTCCAGGAAGTTGCCCAAAAGTTCAGGCCGCAGTATGTATTCATCTTTGCAGGGGCAGCCAAACCCAGGGGGCCCTTTAATCTTACGATGGGAACAAATGACGCCCTCGATACAGCTTCCGCCTTTCCTGAATCGAAAATCATTCCCGTTCATTACGAAGGCTGGTCGCACTATACCGAAAACAAAGAAGTTCTCCAGCAATCGTTTGCCACGCTGGGCATTGCTGATCAGATTCTATTTTTGCCACCAGGTGTGCCCACTGCCCTGCCTGGTTGA
- a CDS encoding MBL fold metallo-hydrolase, producing MNLTITGYSTALFSTWYFIEELRLLFDAGDGVAPTLLQKSRKIDHIFLSHADRDHLTGLLRLNELIAREGLPHLYFPTDARSISALEVFSKQFDARVGQTSWLGLTHQQNVAIQKDMYVQALRNNHVANAQPHQIKSVSYQLYQLKHKLKAELAGLPQEQLTQMALTGGREIMLEEIRLNLLGYSGDTPADLLAQWNHTGILIHEATFLNRQDIKEVDPNRNRHSTLEEVLREVAQLKIDTLILGHFSSRYSAEEIDSAIKRYCQQYKVQIPVYRLLPGQVQWNILQSQPIN from the coding sequence ATGAATCTAACCATCACAGGCTATTCGACGGCTCTGTTCTCTACCTGGTATTTCATCGAAGAACTCCGACTACTGTTCGATGCCGGAGACGGTGTGGCCCCTACCCTATTGCAAAAATCCCGTAAAATTGATCACATTTTTCTCTCGCACGCCGATCGCGATCACCTGACCGGTTTGTTGCGACTCAATGAACTTATTGCCCGAGAAGGGTTACCACACCTTTACTTTCCGACTGACGCACGGTCAATTTCGGCGCTGGAGGTATTTTCCAAGCAATTTGATGCTCGTGTCGGTCAAACCAGCTGGCTCGGTCTGACCCATCAGCAAAACGTCGCGATTCAAAAAGACATGTATGTGCAGGCTCTCCGCAACAACCATGTGGCTAATGCCCAACCGCATCAGATAAAAAGCGTAAGCTATCAGCTCTATCAACTCAAACACAAGCTCAAAGCCGAGTTGGCAGGTCTACCCCAGGAACAGTTGACCCAGATGGCTCTGACGGGCGGCCGGGAAATAATGTTAGAGGAGATCCGATTGAATCTATTAGGTTATTCGGGCGACACTCCGGCAGACCTGCTGGCACAATGGAACCACACGGGTATCCTAATTCACGAAGCCACTTTTCTGAACCGTCAGGACATCAAAGAAGTTGACCCGAACCGTAATCGTCACAGCACCTTAGAAGAGGTGTTAAGGGAAGTGGCTCAACTAAAGATCGACACCCTGATTCTGGGTCACTTTTCTTCCCGTTACTCAGCTGAAGAGATCGATTCGGCCATCAAACGGTACTGCCAACAGTATAAGGTTCAGATCCCCGTTTATCGGTTATTACCGGGACAAGTGCAGTGGAATATTTTGCAAAGCCAGCCAATCAATTAA
- a CDS encoding ion transporter: protein MQTRWQRIRNRLHTIVFENDTWAGRLFDIALLLLILLSVAAVIAESVPALANKEIFQILEWAFTVVFTLEFILRLIAVRNPLQYLFSFFGLVDFLAILPAYLSLFLLGSHELVVIRILRLLRIFRILKLQEYTSAADLLAASLRESRAKITVFFVAIFTLVITLGAMMYVVEGHSNGFKSIPASIYWAIITITTVGYGDIVPSTWMGKLIASLIMLLGYVIIAVPTGIVAVSLTGIANRREINPQACPNCGRQGHDSDAKYCKYCAEKL from the coding sequence ATGCAGACTCGTTGGCAACGCATCCGCAATCGGCTGCATACAATTGTCTTTGAAAATGATACATGGGCTGGACGGCTCTTCGATATAGCTCTATTGCTACTTATTTTGCTAAGCGTTGCCGCTGTTATTGCCGAAAGTGTTCCTGCTTTAGCCAACAAAGAAATCTTCCAGATACTGGAGTGGGCGTTCACGGTTGTGTTCACCCTGGAGTTTATTCTTAGACTGATTGCCGTACGTAACCCACTTCAATATCTATTCAGCTTCTTTGGGCTGGTTGATTTTCTGGCTATTCTGCCCGCCTACCTAAGCCTATTTTTACTCGGTTCCCATGAACTCGTGGTAATCCGAATTCTGCGGCTATTGCGCATTTTTCGTATATTAAAATTGCAGGAATACACCTCGGCGGCTGATCTACTAGCAGCCTCCCTGCGGGAAAGTCGGGCTAAAATCACCGTGTTCTTCGTGGCCATCTTTACCCTGGTCATCACGCTGGGAGCAATGATGTACGTTGTTGAAGGCCACAGTAATGGCTTTAAAAGTATTCCAGCTAGTATTTATTGGGCAATCATAACGATCACCACAGTAGGTTATGGCGATATTGTACCCAGTACCTGGATGGGGAAGCTGATTGCCAGCCTGATCATGCTGTTGGGTTACGTGATTATTGCCGTTCCGACAGGCATCGTTGCCGTCAGCTTAACGGGGATAGCCAATCGGCGGGAAATTAACCCGCAAGCCTGTCCCAATTGTGGCCGTCAGGGGCATGATTCGGATGCTAAATATTGCAAGTACTGTGCTGAAAAGCTATGA